From Symphalangus syndactylus isolate Jambi chromosome X, NHGRI_mSymSyn1-v2.1_pri, whole genome shotgun sequence, the proteins below share one genomic window:
- the LOC129476229 gene encoding melanoma-associated antigen B4 yields the protein MPRGQKSKLRAREKRQRTRAQTQDLKVGQATAAEKEESLSSSSSVLGDTPSSSLAFGIPQKPQREPPTTPAAAAMSCTGSDEGNESQDEENASSSQASTSAERSLKDPLTRKMKMLVQFLLYKYKIKEPTTKAEMLKIISKKYKEHFPEIFRKVSQRTELVFGLALKEVNPTTHSYILVSMLGPTNDGNQSSAWTLPRNGLLMPLLSVIFLNGNCAREDEIWEFLNMLGIYDGKRHLIFGEPRKLVTQDLVQEKYLEYQQVPNSDPPRYQFLWGPRAYAETSKMKVLEFLAKVNDTTPNNFPLLYEEALRDEEKRAGARPRVAARRGTTAMTSAYSRATSNSSSHPM from the coding sequence ATGCCTCGGGGTCAGAAGAGTAAGCTCCGTGCCCGTGAGAAACGCCAGCGGACCCGTGCTCAGACTCAGGATCTCAAGGTTGGTCAGGCTActgcagcagagaaagaagagtctctttcctcttcctcatctgttTTGGGGGATACTCCCTCCAGCTCCCTTGCTTTTGGCATTCCCCAGAAGCCTCAGAGAGAGCCACCCACCACCCCTGCTGCTGCAGCTATGTCATGCACTGGATCTGATGAAGGCAACGAGAGCCAAGATGAGGAAAATGCAAGTTCCTCCCAGGCCTCAACATCCGCTGAGAGATCACTCAAAGATCCTCTAACCAGGAAAATGAAGATGTTAGTGCAGTTCCTGCTGTACAAGTATAAAATCAAAGAGCCCACTACAAAGGCAGAAATGCTGAAGATCATCAGCAAAAAGTACAAGGAGCACTTCCCTGAGATCTTCAGGAAAGTCTCTCAGCGCACGGAGCTGGTCTTTGGCCTTGCGTTGAAGGAGGTCAACCCCACCACTCACTCCTACATCCTCGTCAGCATGCTAGGCCCCACCAACGATGGAAACCAGAGCAGTGCCTGGACTCTTCCGAGGAACGGGCTTCTGATGCCTCTCCTGAGTGTGATCTTCTTAAATGGCAACTGTGCCCGTGAAGATGAAATCTGGGAATTCCTGAATATGTTGGGGATCTATGATGGAAAGAGGCACCTTATCTTTGGGGAACCCCGAAAGCTCGTGACCCAAGATCTGGTGCAGGAAAAATATCTGGAATACCAGCAGGTGCCCAACAGTGATCCCCCACGCTATCAATTCCTGTGGGGTCCAAGAGCTTATGCAGAAACCAGCAAGATGAAAGTCCTGGAGTTTTTGGCCAAGGTGAATGACACCACCCCCAATAACTTCCCACTCCTTTATGAAGAGGCTTTGagagatgaagaaaagagagCCGGAGCTCGGCCCAGAGTTGCAGCCAGGCGTGGCACTACAGCCATGACTAGCGCGTATTCCAGGGCCACATCCAACAGCTCTTCCCACCCCATGTGA